In Propionimicrobium sp. PCR01-08-3, one DNA window encodes the following:
- a CDS encoding DUF222 domain-containing protein, with the protein METTTVASATDVTVHVDVEPICGAGALVRPAGEAEAVAALDYAHQQKRAFEVAELIAILHTADLWKIDSGAVFEGMERLIEPGHDGTPKVGDFLALEIGPLLEMTAPAALSQIGFALDLRHRHPQMFKKVIAGRVQVWRAKKVCERCAALSLEDCLQVDEKMADVLEYQTMSRAMRLLEEQIIAADVEAARRRAEAKRLQRFIKISPIDDGHVSIYGIVNPEDGLMFDFVLRKIANTLPAKPDPEIGRDVDMRRATALGILCRHFQDQPCQQPRLPGTTIAAHDHEPEQEPPPEWEPPQSDKLSGCAGSPDSRSDTPVAPEGAGGIPVPGGRPDQTPCDSSQAPVGMNRSAQQSAEANEPDRRVPTWRRRLESIFRDDHAQSGNEEGTGLPRSAGKAKLNHRDLALLDELSNLQPPAQEPPDWEPPGPQFLSTPAAATGDRVHGRGPDSRELSEAATGQEPEQRRHGSSLPACPRPPEGTAMPTHTLVVHVNATDLTPGVALVDSWGPLLAEQLPEFLKGSKVIVRPVIDPEQIQPSDAYQVPGRMRFAIEQRNAVDVYPYGILPAGRCDLDHTIAYESGKKGQTHPGNLGPLSRKAHRAKTHGGFRLEQPSPGLFVWTTKLGYRYAVTAAGTTRIQVP; encoded by the coding sequence ATGGAGACCACTACCGTAGCCTCGGCCACCGACGTGACTGTTCATGTCGACGTTGAGCCGATCTGCGGTGCGGGTGCTTTGGTGCGGCCGGCCGGTGAGGCCGAGGCCGTGGCAGCCCTGGATTACGCGCACCAGCAGAAACGAGCGTTCGAGGTCGCCGAACTCATCGCGATCCTTCACACTGCTGACTTGTGGAAGATCGATTCGGGGGCTGTGTTCGAGGGCATGGAACGGCTGATCGAGCCCGGCCATGACGGCACTCCGAAAGTCGGAGACTTCCTCGCTTTGGAGATCGGGCCCTTGCTGGAGATGACCGCCCCGGCTGCCTTGTCCCAGATCGGTTTCGCTCTCGATTTGCGGCATCGGCATCCACAGATGTTTAAGAAAGTGATTGCCGGCCGGGTGCAGGTGTGGCGGGCCAAGAAAGTGTGCGAACGCTGCGCCGCCTTGTCGTTGGAGGACTGTCTTCAAGTGGACGAGAAGATGGCCGATGTTCTCGAATATCAGACGATGTCGCGGGCCATGAGACTGCTCGAAGAACAGATCATCGCCGCCGATGTCGAGGCTGCACGGCGACGGGCCGAAGCCAAACGGCTGCAGCGCTTCATCAAGATCAGCCCCATCGATGACGGCCACGTCTCCATCTACGGCATCGTCAATCCAGAGGACGGGTTGATGTTCGATTTCGTCCTTCGCAAGATCGCCAACACCCTGCCCGCGAAGCCTGATCCTGAAATCGGACGAGATGTCGACATGCGCCGAGCCACCGCACTGGGCATCCTCTGTCGCCATTTCCAAGACCAACCCTGCCAGCAACCCCGGTTGCCCGGTACCACTATCGCGGCTCATGACCACGAGCCGGAGCAGGAACCACCACCCGAGTGGGAGCCTCCGCAATCCGACAAACTATCCGGCTGCGCAGGGTCCCCTGATTCCCGTTCGGACACGCCTGTGGCTCCTGAAGGGGCCGGCGGTATCCCGGTCCCTGGCGGGCGGCCCGACCAGACACCATGTGATTCTTCCCAAGCACCGGTGGGCATGAATCGATCTGCACAACAGAGCGCAGAGGCCAACGAGCCTGATCGCAGGGTTCCTACCTGGCGACGACGATTGGAATCAATCTTCCGGGACGACCATGCCCAAAGTGGGAACGAGGAAGGCACGGGTCTGCCCAGGTCAGCCGGAAAAGCGAAACTCAACCATAGGGACCTTGCGCTTCTTGATGAGCTGAGCAACTTGCAACCACCCGCCCAAGAACCACCCGACTGGGAGCCACCCGGGCCACAGTTCCTTTCCACACCGGCCGCAGCGACCGGCGACCGCGTCCACGGGCGGGGCCCAGACTCGCGCGAGCTATCAGAGGCGGCAACCGGCCAGGAACCAGAGCAGCGCCGACACGGTTCCTCACTGCCTGCATGCCCACGCCCGCCCGAAGGCACCGCCATGCCCACGCATACCCTTGTCGTGCACGTCAACGCCACCGATCTGACTCCCGGTGTCGCCCTCGTCGACAGCTGGGGACCTCTGCTCGCAGAGCAGCTGCCAGAGTTCTTGAAGGGCTCGAAAGTGATCGTCCGGCCCGTCATCGATCCGGAGCAGATTCAGCCATCCGATGCCTACCAGGTACCCGGCCGGATGCGGTTCGCCATTGAGCAACGCAATGCGGTCGACGTGTATCCGTACGGCATCCTGCCTGCCGGCCGATGCGACCTGGACCACACAATCGCCTACGAATCCGGCAAGAAGGGCCAGACTCATCCCGGGAATCTCGGACCACTGTCACGCAAGGCGCATCGCGCCAAGACGCATGGCGGTTTCCGCCTTGAGCAACCCAGCCCCGGGCTATTCGTTTGGACCACCAAACTCGGCTACCGGTACGCCGTCACCGCAGCAGGCACCACGCGTATCCAGGTGCCATGA